In Primulina huaijiensis isolate GDHJ02 chromosome 4, ASM1229523v2, whole genome shotgun sequence, a genomic segment contains:
- the LOC140975449 gene encoding uncharacterized protein, with amino-acid sequence MADSYPVDGILEFLRRNKFGKAEAALRSELSNRPDLNGIFQKLTLNDNEPAGSSGEEANAAKVVEEDRKALSYRHGGEGLDDSKILSSAEASDEIIVKEVECGTRKNASEGKWKSCGSVGERSKASEFVGIGEKNFTFSKNADDAVLDLYSWNYRTNNGPVPSCQNEGDSANENNFLGFQVTGKALQNSTEAPEICSVNSKSGENCFATEKGMSWPGSVSDSIVEMRHKRSEKSELKEVDQQREPIVTSSKNDIVDKSWSKSDVSVHPPFPIKTVFPFSREGTSTSYDCPISIFDKKEEKRKVEPNDSRTAIKEQGDEVGRALYFGKTQGEPNFFDELEFCLASENRKEELPRLAPVRLKSEDKSFNIHWEEKYERDDSDAKILNAGNAYLIGSFLDVPLGQDVNPSGKRTGGSWLSVSQGITEDASDLVSGFATIGDGLSECIDYPNEYWDSDEYEDDDDDGYMRQPIEDEAWFLAHEIDYPSDNEKAAGHGSVLDLQEREQAKDDEDDQSFADEDSYFSGEQYSLSKNVDPAISSDDPLGLTKKEMYHKNNENGLIGRYDGQLMDEVELSLMRSEPVWQGFVAQNNELRMLRDGKLMNDCGRPNLDDVCLDDDQHGSVRSIGVGVNSDAADIGSEVRDSLVGGSSEGDIEYFHDHSGGFNGSRHSLHESDKNTGEGFKKQMHRTMKDSSDDYVKCDDRNACIQAKSHMDGGFSFPPPRDGKLVQASSGKSLLSNKDTAINDVGRESVMANGDILLSRRRKSSNTSPCKSSRDETNSYNGESANSSPSLSKYGYIENELAKKEKDACIEDGREEDPSAMLEDEEAAAVQEQVKQIKAQEEEFETFNLKIVHRKNRTGFEEDKNFNVVLNSVIAGRYHVTEYLGSAAFSKAIQAHDLHTGIDVCVKIIKNNKDFFDQSLDEIKLLKYVNKHDPADKYHLLRLYDYFYYREHLLIVCELLKANLYEFHKFNRESGGEVYFTMPRLQSITIQCLEALQFLHSLGLIHCDLKPENILVKSYSRCEVKVIDLGSSCFETDHLCSYVQSRSYRAPEVILGLPYDKKIDIWSLGCILAELCTGNVLFQNDSAGTLLARVIGIIGPIDQELLAKGRDTFKYFTKNHMLYERNQDTNKLEYLIPKKSSLRHRLPMGDQGFIDFVAHLLETNPKKRPSAMEALKHPWLQYPYEPISS; translated from the exons ATGGCTGATTCTTATCCCGTTGATGGGATACTAGAATTTCTGCGAAGGAACAAATTTGGAAAGGCAGAGGCTGCTTTACGCAGTGAGTTGAGTAATAGACCCGATTTAAACGGGATTTTTCAGAAACTTACTCTTAATGATAATGAGCCAGCTGGTAGTTCAGGAGAAGAAGCGAATGCAGCAAAAGTAGTTGAAGAGGATAGGAAGGCGTTAAGTTATCGACATGGTGGAGAAGGTTTGGATGATTCGAAGATTTTGAGTAGTGCTGAGGCTTCCGACGAGATAATTGTGAAAGAGGTTGAATGTGGAACAAGGAAAAATGCGTCTGAGGGCAAGTGGAAAAGTTGTGGCAGTGTTGGGGAACGGAGTAAGGCCAGTGAGTTTGTTGGAATCGGTGAAAAGAATTTTACCTTCTCCAAAAATGCTGATGATGCCGTGCTTGATTTGTATTCTTGGAATTATAGGACAAACAATGGTCCAGTGCCTTCATGTCAAAATGAAGGTGACAGTGccaatgaaaataattttctgGGATTTCAGGTTACTGGGAAGGCATTGCAAAACTCAACTGAGGCTCCTGAGATTTGTAGTGTTAATTCCAAATCTGGGGAAAATTGCTTTGCTACCGAGAAGGGAATGTCTTGGCCTGGTAGTGTTAGTGATTCCATTGTAGAAATGAGGCACAAGAGGAGTGAGAAAAGTGAACTCAAGGAAGTCGATCAACAAAGAGAGCCTATCGTTACAAGCTCTAAAAATGACATTGTGGATAAGTCCTGGTCCAAAAGTGATGTATCCGTCCATCCGCCTTTTCCCATCAAAACTGTTTTTCCCTTCTCCAGGGAAGGTACTTCAACCAGTTATGATTGTCCCATATCCATTTTTGATAAAAAGGAGGAGAAAAGGAAAGTAGAACCGAACGACTCCAGGACAGCTATAAAGGAGCAAGGGGATGAGGTGGGAAGAGCTCTGTACTTTGGGAAGACTCAGGGTGAGCCAAATTTTTTTGATGAATTAGAATTTTGTCTTGCATCCGAGAACCGGAAGGAAGAGTTGCCAAGGCTGGCACCAGTAAGACTTAAGTCAGAAGACAAGTCTTTCAATATTCATTGGGAGGAGAAGTATGAGCGTGATGATAGTGATGCAAAGATTTTAAATGCCGGAAACGCTTATCTCATAGGATCATTTCTTGATGTGCCTCTAGGCCAAGATGTCAATCCTTCAG GGAAAAGGACAGGAGGGAGTTGGCTCTCTGTGAGTCAAGGCATTACTGAGGATGCTTCTGACCTTGTTTCTGGTTTTGCCACTATTGGTGATGGATTGAGTGAATGCATTGACTATCCTAACGAGTACTGGGACTCCGATGAGTATGAAGACGACGACGACGATGGCTATATGAGGCAACCTATTGAAGATGAGGCCTGGTTTCTGGCTCATGAAATTGATTACCCGAGCGACAACGAAAAGGCTGCAGGTCATGGAAGTGTTCTGGACCTTCAAGAAAGGGAGCAGGCGAAGGATGATGAAGATGATCAGTCATTTGCTGATGAGGATTCTTACTTCTCTGGAGAGCAGTATTCCCTTTCAAAAAATGTCGATCCAGCTATATCGTCTGATGATCCTCTTGGTTTGACTAAGAAGGAGATGTACCACAAAAATAATGAGAATGGCTTGATTGGTCGATATGATGGGCAGTTGATGGATGAGGTGGAGCTAAGTTTAATGCGCTCAGAGCCTGTCTGGCAGGGCTTTGTCGCTCAGAATAATGAACTAAGAATGCTAAGAGATGGAAAGCTCATGAATGATTGTGGAAGGCCAAATCTAGATGATGTCTGCTTGGATGATGATCAACATGGTTCAGTTAGGTCTATTGGTGTTGGAGTCAACAGTGATGCTGCAGACATAGGCAGTGAAGTGCGGGACAGTTTGGTTGGAGGTAGTAGTGAAGGGGACATAGAGTACTTTCACGATCACAGTGGTGGTTTCAATGGATCTAGACACTCACTGCACGAATCAGATAAGAACACTGGTGAAGGATTCAAGAAACAGATGCATAGAACAATGAAAGATAGTTCTGACGATTATGTTAAGTGTGATGACAGGAATGCATGTATACAGGCTAAAAGCCACATGGATGGGGGCTTTTCTTTTCCTCCTCCTAGAGATGGGAAGTTGGTGCAAGCAAGCTCTGGTAAATCTTTGTTGTCAAACAAGGACACTGCAATCAATGATGTGGGTAGAGAGTCTGTAATGGCTAATGGTGACATACTTTTATCAAGAAGACGCAAAAGCAGCAACACTTCTCCGTGTAAGAGTTCAAGGGATGAAACAAATTCTTATAATGGGGAATCAGCAAATTCTAGTCCTTCTCTTTCAAAGTATGGTTATATTGAAAATGAACTTGCAAAGAAAGAAAAGGATGCTTGCATAGAAGATGGAAGAGAAGAAGATCCTTCGGCAATGTTGGAGGATGAGGAAGCTGCTGCTGTGCAAGAGCAAGTGAAACAGATCAAAGCGCAAGAGGAGGAGTTTGAAACCTTCAATTTGAAGATTGTTCACAGGAAAAACAG AACTGGCTTTGAGGAGGACAAAAACTTTAATGTTGTTTTAAATTCGGTCATCGCTGGGCGCTATCATGTTACCGAGTATCTTGGATCAGCTGCATTCAGCAAAGCCATTCAGGCACATGACCTTCACACAGGCATTGATGTTTGTGTGAAGATCATAAAGAACAACAAGGATTTTTTCGATCAGAGCCTTGATGAAATCAAGCTTCTCAAGTATGTGAACAAACATGATCCTGCTGACAAGTATCATCTTCTTCGATTGTATGACTATTTCTATTATCGA gagcatttgttgaTTGTATGTGAACTGCTTAAAGCAAACCTGTATGAGTTTCACAAATTCAACAGAGAATCTGGAGGAGAAGTCTACTTTACAATGCCAAGACTGCAG TCTATAACTATTCAATGCTTGGAAGCACTTCAATTCTTGCACAGTCTTGGCCTCATACATTGTGACCTGAAGCCTGAGAATATATTGGTTAAAAGTTACAGTAGATGTGAGGTGAAGGTTATTGATCTTGGAAGTAGTTGTTTTGAGACAGATCACCTTTGTTCTTATGTTCAATCTAGGTCCTACCGTGCTCCGGAGGTCATTTTGGGGCTTCCATATGATAAAAAGATTGATATTTGGTCCCTTGGTTGTATCTTGGCTGAACTTTGCACAGGAAAT GTGCTTTTTCAAAACGATTCTGCTGGCACTCTACTTGCTCGAGTAATTGGAATCATAGGCCCGATCGACCAAGAGTTGCTTGCAAAGGGACGAGATACATTCAAATATTTCACCAAAAATCACATGCTTTATGAAAGAAACCAG GACACTAACAAACTAGAGTATTTGATACCCAAAAAATCATCCTTGAGACATCGGTTGCCAATGGGAGATCAAGGCTTCATCGACTTTGTTGCTCATCTGCTTGAAACAAACCCAAAGAAGCGGCCTTCTGCAATGGAGGCGTTGAAACATCCATGGTTACAATATCCATATGAACCAATATCTTCTTAA